A window from Glaciimonas sp. PCH181 encodes these proteins:
- the ampD gene encoding 1,6-anhydro-N-acetylmuramyl-L-alanine amidase AmpD, giving the protein MTDNVPKIAVVTAAEGAVAAAEATFVQPVTPVFQIGEDGWCVAESGAKDAPEVRHLRSPNCDARPEGSGIDLLVIHNISLPPGQFGGPFIADLFGNSLDYDADPYFEQLRSLRVSAHFLIRRDGSVMQFVSTNDRAWHAGVSTFGERQRCNDFSIGIELEGTDFTPFTMPQYQSLCAMTDALLSRHHLLAVCGHEHIAPGRKTDPGPFFDWHLYQQGCVDTRLRALTNPTLRFPCGT; this is encoded by the coding sequence ATGACGGATAACGTACCAAAGATCGCCGTGGTCACCGCTGCTGAAGGTGCCGTTGCGGCTGCCGAGGCAACCTTCGTCCAGCCAGTTACGCCCGTTTTTCAGATTGGCGAAGATGGCTGGTGCGTAGCGGAAAGCGGCGCGAAGGATGCGCCCGAAGTGCGTCATCTGCGCTCGCCGAATTGCGATGCCCGGCCAGAAGGCAGCGGTATTGATCTGCTAGTGATCCACAACATCAGTTTGCCGCCCGGTCAATTTGGCGGACCGTTTATTGCTGATTTATTTGGCAATTCTCTGGATTACGATGCCGATCCGTATTTTGAACAGTTGCGGTCGTTACGGGTGTCTGCCCACTTTCTGATTCGTCGCGACGGCAGCGTGATGCAGTTTGTATCGACTAACGATAGGGCCTGGCACGCTGGCGTATCGACATTTGGCGAACGTCAGCGCTGCAATGACTTTTCGATCGGGATTGAACTCGAAGGGACTGATTTCACGCCTTTTACCATGCCGCAGTACCAGTCTCTTTGCGCGATGACGGACGCATTGCTGTCGCGCCATCATCTGTTGGCAGTATGCGGGCATGAACATATTGCACCGGGCAGAAAAACCGATCCAGGGCCTTTTTTCGACTGGCACCTGTACCAGCAAGGTTGCGTCGATACGCGCCTGCGAGCACTCACCAACCCGACATTGCGCTTCCCGTGCGGCACCTAG
- a CDS encoding ribonucleoside-diphosphate reductase subunit alpha: MQSTQEISVKSLSEFGGASSQTGTSSAPAKAPISFGDYRIIRRNGSVVGFEPSKISIAVTKAFLAVNGGQGAASARVRELVEELTSNVVNALVRRQPTGGTFHIEDIQDQVELSLMRSGEHDVARAYVLYRAKRMEERAQLSTTSPAVAAAELYVTEGGQRRVLDMQQVRDLISAACIGLEKHVDADAILSEAVKNLYDGVPVEELHKSAILAARALMEKDPAYSTVTARLLMHTIRKEVFGKEVAQADAPAEYLEYFPKYIKKGIEADLLDSKLAQFDLKKLAEALQPERDLQFAYIGLQTLYDRYFLHIQDSRIEMPQAFYMRVAMGLSLNEINREERAIEFYNLLSSFDFMSSTPTLFNSGTLRSQLSSCYLTTVSDDLEGIYDAIKENALLAKYAGGLGNDWTPVRSLGAHIKGTNGKSQGVVPFLKVVNDTAVAVNQGGKRKGAVCAYLETWHMDIEEFLDLRKNTGDDRRRTHDMNTANWIPDLFMKRVMEKGEWTLFSPSDAPDLHDKVGKAFEAAYVGYEAKAARGELRTSKKIHALDLWRKMLSMLFETGHPWITFKDPCNIRSPQQHVGMVHSSNLCTEITLNTNESEIAVCNLGSVNLPAHMKDGQLDAVKLQKTINTAMRMLDNVIDINYYAVKKARDSNLRHRPVGLGIMGFQDCLHMMRIPYASQEAVTFADRSMELVCYNAYWASTALAEERGRYSSYRGSLWDRGILPQDSLKLLAEERGGYLETDMSESLDWTELRGRIKEFGMRNSNCVAIAPTATISNIIGVSACIEPTYQNLYVKSNLSGEFTEINAYLVRDLKARGLWDEVMISDLKYFDGSLAKIDRIPQDLRAIYATAFEVEPSWLVEAASRRQKWIDQAQSLNIYMAGASGKKLDETYKLAWLRGLKTTYYLRTIGATHTEKSTTKTGALNAVSVDGGASGGAMANYATKPVVSDEIELDGPACVMRPGDPGFEECEACQ, encoded by the coding sequence GTGCAATCTACTCAAGAAATTTCCGTTAAATCTTTATCCGAGTTCGGTGGCGCATCGTCGCAGACAGGTACTAGCTCCGCTCCCGCGAAGGCGCCTATCAGTTTTGGCGATTATCGGATCATCCGTCGTAATGGTTCTGTTGTCGGTTTCGAGCCATCCAAAATTTCGATCGCGGTCACTAAAGCATTTCTCGCGGTCAACGGCGGCCAGGGCGCGGCTTCTGCGCGCGTCCGTGAGCTGGTCGAAGAACTGACTTCCAACGTTGTGAATGCGTTGGTGCGTCGTCAGCCTACTGGTGGCACTTTTCACATTGAAGATATCCAGGATCAGGTCGAGCTGTCATTGATGCGCTCTGGTGAGCACGATGTTGCGCGTGCTTACGTTTTGTATCGCGCCAAGCGGATGGAAGAGCGCGCACAGCTATCGACCACTAGCCCGGCGGTTGCGGCAGCTGAGCTGTATGTGACGGAAGGTGGCCAACGTCGCGTCCTCGATATGCAGCAAGTGCGCGATTTGATTTCCGCGGCGTGTATCGGTCTGGAAAAGCACGTCGACGCTGATGCCATTCTGTCAGAGGCAGTCAAGAATTTGTACGACGGCGTGCCGGTTGAAGAACTGCATAAGTCAGCGATTCTGGCAGCGCGTGCTCTGATGGAAAAAGATCCGGCCTACAGCACCGTTACGGCGCGTTTGCTGATGCATACGATTCGTAAGGAAGTCTTCGGCAAAGAAGTCGCGCAAGCGGATGCGCCTGCGGAATATCTTGAATATTTCCCAAAATATATTAAAAAGGGTATAGAGGCAGATCTGCTTGATAGCAAGCTGGCGCAGTTTGATTTGAAAAAACTGGCTGAAGCGTTGCAACCTGAACGCGATCTGCAATTTGCTTATATTGGTCTGCAAACGCTGTACGACCGTTATTTCCTGCATATTCAGGACAGCCGCATCGAAATGCCACAGGCGTTTTACATGCGCGTGGCGATGGGCCTGTCATTGAACGAAATTAACCGCGAAGAGCGTGCAATCGAGTTCTATAACTTATTGTCCAGTTTCGATTTCATGAGTTCGACTCCAACGCTGTTCAATTCCGGGACACTGCGTTCGCAACTTTCATCCTGCTATCTGACGACAGTGTCGGACGATCTTGAAGGCATTTACGATGCCATTAAAGAAAACGCCTTGCTGGCGAAATATGCAGGCGGCTTGGGTAACGATTGGACGCCGGTGCGTTCGCTGGGTGCGCATATCAAAGGCACGAACGGTAAATCACAAGGTGTGGTGCCATTTTTGAAAGTGGTCAACGACACAGCGGTTGCGGTCAATCAGGGCGGTAAGCGTAAAGGGGCGGTATGCGCCTATCTGGAAACATGGCATATGGATATCGAGGAGTTCCTGGACCTGCGTAAAAACACCGGCGATGATCGTCGTCGTACGCATGACATGAACACTGCCAACTGGATTCCTGACCTGTTCATGAAACGCGTGATGGAGAAGGGCGAATGGACTTTGTTTTCGCCTAGCGATGCGCCAGACCTGCATGACAAGGTCGGCAAGGCATTTGAAGCCGCTTATGTCGGTTACGAAGCTAAAGCTGCACGTGGCGAGTTGCGTACATCCAAGAAAATCCATGCGCTGGATCTGTGGCGCAAGATGTTGTCGATGCTGTTTGAAACCGGCCATCCTTGGATTACTTTTAAAGATCCTTGTAATATCCGTTCCCCGCAGCAACACGTCGGGATGGTACATAGCTCAAACCTATGTACAGAAATTACGTTGAATACTAACGAATCAGAAATCGCAGTATGTAATCTGGGTTCGGTCAATTTGCCCGCGCACATGAAAGACGGTCAGTTGGATGCGGTCAAACTCCAAAAAACGATCAACACGGCAATGCGGATGTTGGATAACGTCATTGATATCAACTATTACGCAGTGAAGAAGGCGCGCGATTCTAATTTGCGTCATCGTCCTGTTGGTCTGGGTATTATGGGTTTCCAGGATTGCCTGCACATGATGCGGATTCCTTATGCTTCGCAAGAAGCGGTCACGTTTGCCGATCGTTCGATGGAACTAGTGTGCTACAACGCGTATTGGGCTTCGACGGCTTTGGCCGAAGAGCGCGGTCGTTACAGTTCATACCGTGGTTCGTTGTGGGATCGTGGCATTCTGCCGCAAGATTCGTTGAAATTATTGGCCGAAGAGCGCGGCGGTTATCTCGAAACGGATATGTCGGAATCGTTGGACTGGACTGAGTTGCGCGGCCGTATCAAAGAATTCGGTATGCGTAATTCGAACTGCGTAGCGATTGCACCGACGGCGACCATTTCGAACATCATTGGCGTGTCGGCCTGTATCGAACCGACTTACCAAAATCTGTATGTGAAGTCGAATCTGTCTGGCGAATTTACAGAAATCAACGCTTACCTGGTACGTGATTTGAAGGCGCGCGGTTTGTGGGATGAAGTCATGATCTCGGATCTTAAGTATTTCGACGGTAGTCTGGCCAAGATTGATCGCATTCCGCAAGATTTGCGTGCGATCTACGCAACGGCGTTCGAAGTTGAACCGTCATGGTTGGTTGAAGCTGCATCGCGTCGTCAAAAATGGATCGACCAGGCGCAGTCATTGAATATTTATATGGCCGGTGCATCGGGCAAAAAACTTGATGAGACTTACAAGCTGGCTTGGTTGCGCGGTCTGAAAACGACTTATTACCTGCGCACAATTGGCGCGACTCACACTGAAAAATCCACCACTAAAACAGGTGCATTGAATGCAGTGTCAGTGGATGGCGGCGCAAGCGGCGGTGCGATGGCAAATTATGCAACCAAGCCGGTCGTATCGGATGAGATCGAACTGGATGGCCCGGCATGCGTGATGCGTCCAGGCGACCCAGGCTTTGAAGAGTGCGAAGCCTGCCAGTAA
- a CDS encoding PAS domain-containing sensor histidine kinase: MSRSGSHFHFPKFGSAIFADTDRPITFWRNLQTFNIARIVVALVLLMYLSANGAKDKGLLNFFNYSEICTIYLICAIVFTLLAAYYRRNYKLQIVVQIVIDIGAISILYIGAGGAKSGLAILYLFPLAGGAILASLLQAMLFVSIVTLVLLGESGYQILQSTSDATTLKAGLSGAAFFFAVFVINRLANKLIRQEDLAKQRGTDLRVQLAINRMAVADMGDGLLVVGPDATILMANPMAERMLALSIPDEPHLFKLTDFPSLSPIAEAFLAWAATVSLHPSVSPPSLSDATSSDSPFLVTIKQTEDRGPSSTAMGVSGHELAMHFKLRFAAVKTEDLSEYLAVIFLQDVSEIENQAQQLKLAAMGRLTASIAHEVRNPLSSISYAATLLIEEAVSPTQVRLLNIIEDNVARLNRMIEDILSLSRKAQRQTAPILLAPLVAEIAEEFQQTNLIKAGVLQLLIPATDQHRVWFDALHLREVVVNLLSNALRYASGEANSIRLLVTTNAAGGLELHVQDDGQPITPAIRLHLFEPFYTTSNKGTGLGLFLARELCLNNAAKLDYEYRHEAHEHLTGRFVIAFAARGPL, from the coding sequence ATGAGCCGATCCGGATCGCACTTCCATTTTCCAAAATTCGGGTCTGCCATCTTTGCAGACACCGATAGGCCAATAACGTTTTGGCGCAATCTCCAAACATTTAATATTGCCCGGATTGTCGTGGCGTTAGTCTTGCTGATGTATCTCAGCGCGAATGGCGCTAAAGATAAGGGCTTGTTGAATTTTTTTAATTATTCCGAAATCTGCACGATTTACCTGATTTGCGCGATTGTCTTCACCTTATTAGCGGCCTATTACCGGCGTAATTACAAGCTCCAGATTGTGGTGCAAATTGTGATTGATATCGGCGCGATTTCTATTCTTTATATAGGTGCAGGGGGCGCTAAGAGCGGTTTGGCGATTCTTTATTTATTCCCGCTCGCGGGAGGCGCAATTCTGGCGTCGCTGTTACAGGCGATGCTGTTCGTCTCGATTGTCACTCTGGTTCTATTGGGGGAGAGCGGCTATCAAATTTTGCAATCGACGTCGGATGCAACGACATTGAAAGCAGGGTTATCAGGCGCAGCGTTCTTTTTTGCCGTGTTTGTGATCAATCGTTTGGCTAACAAATTGATTCGACAGGAAGATCTGGCGAAACAGCGCGGCACAGATTTACGCGTGCAGCTGGCAATTAATCGCATGGCTGTGGCAGATATGGGCGATGGTCTGCTGGTTGTCGGCCCGGACGCGACTATCCTGATGGCCAATCCGATGGCTGAACGCATGCTGGCTTTGTCGATTCCTGATGAGCCGCATTTGTTCAAGCTGACTGATTTTCCTTCGCTGTCTCCGATTGCCGAGGCTTTTTTGGCTTGGGCTGCCACCGTCAGTCTCCATCCCAGCGTTAGCCCTCCCTCTCTTTCGGACGCAACCTCCAGCGATTCACCCTTTCTTGTCACGATCAAACAAACCGAGGATAGAGGGCCGAGCAGCACAGCTATGGGGGTAAGCGGGCATGAGCTGGCGATGCATTTTAAATTGCGCTTTGCCGCAGTCAAAACCGAGGATTTAAGTGAGTATCTTGCGGTTATTTTTTTACAAGATGTCAGCGAAATTGAAAATCAGGCGCAGCAATTGAAGCTGGCAGCGATGGGGCGATTAACTGCCAGTATTGCCCACGAAGTGCGCAATCCGCTGTCGTCCATTTCTTATGCTGCGACCTTGTTGATCGAAGAAGCCGTCAGTCCGACGCAAGTACGTCTGCTCAACATTATTGAGGATAATGTGGCGCGGCTTAATCGTATGATCGAAGATATTCTGTCGCTATCGCGTAAGGCGCAACGACAAACTGCGCCTATCCTGTTGGCTCCACTGGTCGCTGAGATCGCTGAAGAATTTCAGCAAACTAACCTGATAAAGGCTGGGGTGCTGCAATTGCTGATCCCGGCGACTGACCAACATCGCGTGTGGTTTGATGCGTTACATTTGCGTGAGGTCGTGGTTAACTTATTGTCGAATGCACTGCGCTACGCCAGCGGCGAGGCCAACAGCATCCGTTTGCTGGTTACCACCAATGCGGCGGGCGGTCTGGAGCTGCACGTACAGGACGATGGCCAGCCGATTACCCCGGCAATTCGCCTGCATTTATTTGAGCCGTTTTATACGACCTCTAATAAAGGAACCGGCCTTGGACTATTTTTGGCACGCGAGTTGTGTTTGAATAACGCTGCAAAGCTGGACTATGAATATCGTCATGAAGCGCACGAGCATCTCACCGGACGTTTTGTTATCGCGTTTGCTGCTCGTGGGCCACTTTAA
- a CDS encoding sigma-54 dependent transcriptional regulator, with product MTSPRILVVDDEAHLRELLEIALVKMGLDVDSADSLATARQFLSQREYALVLTDMRLLDGLGIELVHEVVASCKMTPIAVITAFGSADNAVMALKAGAFDYLSKPVALDQLRLMVQSALRMNVPERSPSHAGLSSRNSATDSKVGAQPLRLIGTSAAMQDLRAQIARLARSMAPIAISGESGSGKELAARDLHALSPRADKPFIAVNCGAIPENLMEAEFFGYRKGAFTGAADDRDGFFQAANGGTLLLDEVADLPLAMQVKLLRAIQERRVRKVGATTEEVVDVRLVSATHQNLAECVEKGKFRQDLYYRLNVIELRLPPLRERLEDIGLLAEVILARLAIPDPHLTSMSLTPSALQALRTYSFPGNVRELENILERALAFANDGQIEVFDLALKVTGLLQPEQNLAADLNEPKEPIGPEESAAAVASIMAMAEKFVSDPSVTAEANPALPPSLPMHLDDVERNIIRQALARTQFNRTKAAELLGISFRQLRYRMQRLSIHEQD from the coding sequence ATGACTTCACCCCGTATTCTGGTCGTCGATGACGAGGCGCATTTACGCGAATTACTGGAAATCGCCTTAGTCAAAATGGGTTTGGATGTCGATAGTGCTGATTCGCTGGCAACAGCCCGGCAATTTCTGTCGCAGCGCGAATACGCCCTTGTACTTACCGACATGCGACTGCTCGACGGCCTTGGTATTGAACTGGTGCACGAAGTTGTTGCCAGTTGCAAAATGACACCGATAGCGGTGATTACCGCCTTCGGTAGCGCCGATAACGCCGTGATGGCCTTGAAGGCGGGGGCATTCGACTATTTATCCAAGCCTGTTGCGCTGGATCAGCTACGTTTAATGGTGCAGTCGGCATTACGTATGAACGTGCCGGAGCGCAGTCCTTCCCACGCAGGGCTGTCATCGCGCAATAGCGCTACGGATAGTAAGGTAGGGGCGCAGCCGTTACGGCTGATCGGCACTTCTGCGGCGATGCAGGATTTGCGTGCGCAGATTGCCAGATTAGCGCGCAGTATGGCGCCGATTGCGATTAGCGGCGAATCCGGCAGCGGCAAAGAATTGGCTGCCCGCGATTTACACGCGCTCAGTCCGCGTGCCGACAAACCTTTTATTGCAGTCAATTGCGGTGCCATCCCCGAGAATTTGATGGAGGCGGAGTTTTTCGGCTATCGCAAAGGCGCTTTTACCGGTGCCGCAGACGATCGGGATGGCTTTTTTCAGGCTGCTAACGGCGGGACGTTGCTGCTCGACGAGGTGGCCGATTTGCCGCTGGCAATGCAAGTTAAATTGCTGCGCGCAATTCAAGAGCGCCGGGTCCGCAAAGTCGGCGCGACGACGGAAGAGGTTGTAGATGTGCGGTTGGTCAGCGCAACGCATCAAAATCTGGCGGAATGCGTGGAGAAAGGCAAATTCCGGCAGGATTTGTATTACCGTTTAAACGTGATTGAATTGCGATTGCCACCTTTGCGCGAGCGGTTGGAGGATATCGGTTTGCTGGCGGAGGTTATTTTGGCGCGTCTGGCGATCCCCGATCCCCATTTGACCTCGATGTCATTGACCCCCTCGGCATTGCAAGCCTTACGTACTTATAGCTTTCCGGGCAACGTCCGTGAACTTGAAAATATTCTTGAGCGGGCATTGGCTTTTGCTAACGATGGTCAGATCGAAGTGTTTGATCTGGCATTGAAAGTAACGGGCTTACTTCAGCCTGAGCAGAATCTTGCAGCCGATCTGAATGAACCCAAAGAGCCAATCGGCCCAGAGGAATCGGCGGCCGCGGTTGCCTCAATCATGGCAATGGCAGAAAAATTTGTCAGCGATCCCTCTGTTACCGCCGAAGCTAATCCTGCGTTGCCGCCGTCGTTACCCATGCATCTCGACGATGTTGAGCGTAATATTATTCGACAAGCATTGGCGCGAACGCAATTCAATCGCACCAAAGCAGCGGAATTGTTGGGCATAAGTTTTCGGCAATTGCGTTATCGGATGCAAAGATTATCGATCCATGAACAGGATTAA